One genomic region from Yamadazyma tenuis chromosome 4, complete sequence encodes:
- the RMP1 gene encoding RNase MRP subunit (EggNog:ENOG503P6SC; COG:S), whose translation MLLTRLKRIVKDPIKKNVTVLYQKKIINKCFYEFYGIIKLGQFMSLGLVLVASLSKINEILKAYTELRVPTQIDQQNIYLQDSDDIGEVITEHIGETITKSEGLSIGKTELMKTKDKHLKKDKKKKKKTKSDIDKIFG comes from the coding sequence ATGCTTCTAACTCGGTTGAAACGCATTGTTAAGGACCcaatcaagaagaacgtTACAGTGCTATACCAgaagaaaatcatcaacaaatgcTTTTACGAGTTTTATGGAATCATCAAACTCGGTCAGTTTATGTCTTTAGGGCTTGTTTTAGTAGCCAGTTTGAGCAAAATCaatgagatcttgaaggCTTATACTGAACTACGGGTGCCTACTCAAATAGACCAACAAAACATATATTTACAGGACCTGGATGACATTGGAGAAGTTATTACAGAACACATAGGGGAGACCATTACCAAATCTGAAGGGTTATCAATAGGCAAGACAGAACTTATGAAAACAAAGGATAAACACTTAAAGaaggacaagaagaaaaagaaaaagacCAAAAGTGATATCGACAAGATATTCGGCTAA
- a CDS encoding uncharacterized protein (EggNog:ENOG503NY2H; COG:S), with the protein MGIIEEARHFLDNSLPEEALELLTSKLVENQADIEYLQLYGEVLLENNQVEDAYNLFIKTCEMDPIADKGVEKFLYLGQIIGGEDGIAYLDVGLNKLNEQFENGNKDIKTIKKLNEGIFAKIEIWMTDLCMEPEAESKCDELIDYALKVDDSYPETYSLLASIRISQQRNEDAEEALARSWELFQQRKQKIQLESINDEMNFEVIELIQPFITIIKFAIELELYDLAIEVCQATQDINDQILDIYYYEVLANLFKSKQQYPQRDKQTDYRDLPNSVVDEDTKSDVKLILTSAFKILQTSDDLDPELTESINSLLAEFGGPIMSELMPQRGDDNDDGWEDEIDDN; encoded by the coding sequence ATGGgtattattgaagaagcaagaCACTTTCTTGATAACTCATTGCCAGAGGAGGCATTGGAGCTTCTCACATCCAAGCTTGTAGAAAACCAAGCCGATATAGAGTATTTACAACTATATGGGGAAGTTTTATTGGAGAATAACCAGGTTGAAGATGCTTATAatcttttcatcaaaacATGTGAAATGGATCCAATAGCTGACAAAGGAGTGGAAAAATTCCTCTACCTAGGACAAATCATTGGGGGAGAAGATGGTATAGCTTATTTGGATGTGGGATtaaacaagttgaacgaacagtttgaaaatggaaaTAAAGATATAAAGActatcaagaaactcaacGAAGGTATATTCGCTAAAATCGAAATCTGGATGACAGACTTGTGTATGGAGCCTGAAGCCGAATCCAAATGTGATGAACTTATCGACTATGCGTTGAAGGTCGACGATTCTTACCCGGAAACGTATTCTTTGCTAGCTTCCATCAGAATCAGTCAACAAAGAAATGAAgatgctgaagaagctcttgCTAGATCGTGGGAATTGTTCCAACAAAGAAAGCAAAAGATCCAGCTTGAGTCAATCAATGACGAAATGAATTTTGAAGTGATCGAGTTGATCCAGCCGTTCATTACCATTATTAAATTTGCAATCGAATTGGAACTTTATGACTTGGCTATAGAAGTGTGTCAGGCCACTCAAGACATCAACGACCAGATCTTAGACATTTACTACTACGAAgtgttggccaatttgttcaagtccaagcAGCAGTATCCACAAAGAGACAAACAAACCGACTATAGAGACCTACCAAACAGTGTAGTAGATGAAGATACTAAAAGCGATGTCAAGCTCATATTGACAAGTGCATTCAAAATTCTCCAAACCAGTGACGACTTGGATCCGGAGTTAACAGAGTCCATAAACAGTCTTTTAGCTGAATTTGGAGGGCCCATAATGAGTGAGTTGATGCCTCAGAGAGGTGACGATAATGACGACGGCTGGGAAGACGAGATTGATGATAATTAG
- a CDS encoding uncharacterized protein (EggNog:ENOG503NZH7; COG:L), whose amino-acid sequence MLNGNYMSPGPSMVPSLEGLSHVHFPKISEYRDLDPPVPQDLETEEDHPKLARDAESTDEITSLYLHKRFGFILSSGDVFKSSYEFLLGQQKENTVIEGSHYDQNLIRYLEDINAFTIGDTQMSTSDMRELLSIYFAKFNKMLPIIYEPIFWEDFDTRTLPHLLLYPIILVVSTDKLSEPIMRRFLGDVDFETRLSEFNDSLEFKIRQFLLLLGRLEKNKFVRMLVHMLLAMSFTVYPSGAVGYMNDISSAVNLAVSLKLDEEADPSTLPEKIREHRRGLIWSVYVINCICMIIGCSSFGKPKYSNLTFSSISSKLPTNAYLLKFINALKPIDNASVLSGVSQANYLGLFQYDEFGYCYDNCNMEPLFEIGKGVPQISTLSSSFSRYNDNMLEIISRVSRNSILISLPVQGPQNRMTGVKLTAAKNIITYLVLLNEAWSLHLSILIWGLKISVEVVLEYPTKFENLPEISELLRFYSKKWSHLKKLQQKLDKLIDQQV is encoded by the coding sequence ATGTTAAACGGGAATTACATGTCGCCAGGACCCCTGATGGTACCATCGTTGGAGGGTTTGTCCCATGTACATTTTCCCAAAATCTCTGAGTACAGAGACCTTGATCCTCCTGTTCCTCAGGACCTAGAAACCGAGGAAGATCACCCAAAACTTGCAAGAGATGCCGAATCTACCGACGAAATAACTTCACTATATCTTCATAAGCGGTTCGGATTCATTCTCTCTCTGGGTGATGTCTTCAAGTCACTGTACGAATTTTTGCTTGGACAGCAGAAGGAAAATACAGTAATAGAAGGTTCCCACTACGACCAAAACCTCATCAGGTACTTGGAGGATATCAATGCGTTCACCATTGGAGACACCCAAATGTCCACATCAGACATGCGAGAGTTGTTGTCGATTTACTTTGCtaaattcaacaaaatgCTTCCTATAATCTATGAACCAATCTTCTGGGAAGATTTTGATACTAGAACCTTACCCCATCTTCTATTATACCCCATAATCCTAGTGGTGCTGACAGACAAACTAAGCGAGCCGATCATGAGGAGATTTCTTGGTGACGTGGACTTCGAGACCAGATTGCTGGAATTCAATGACCTGCTTGAGTTCAAGATTCGCcagtttttgttgttgttaGGACGTTTGGAAAAAAACAAGTTCGTACGGATGTTGGTTCATATGCTCTTGGCCATGAGCTTCACAGTGTACCCCTCAGGTGCAGTAGGCTATATGAATGACATTTCTTCTGCCGTCAACCTTGCTGTTTCGTTGAAATTAGATGAGGAAGCAGatccttcaacacttcCAGAAAAGATTAGAGAACACAGGAGGGGCCTTATATGGTCCGTTTACGTTATAAACTGCATATGTATGATCATAGGGTGCAGCCTGTTTGGCAAACCTAAATACTCAAACTTGACCTTCAGTTCTATATCAAGCAAACTCCCTACCAACGCATACTTGCTCAAGTTTATCAATGCCCTTAAACCAATTGATAACGCTTCAGTATTGTCTGGAGTAAGTCAAGCTAACTATTTGGGGTTATTCCAATATGATGAGTTTGGATATTGTTATGACAACTGTAATATGGAACCTCTTTTCGAAATTGGGAAAGGTGTACCACAAATCTCCACTTTGAGCTCCAGTTTTTCCCGATATAATGATAATATGTTGGAGATCATACTGAGAGTCTCAAGAAACTCGATTCTTATTCTGTTACCGGTTCAAGGTCCGCAAAATCGGATGACCGGTGTAAAACTCACTGCTGCCAAGAACATCATTACATATCTCGTGCTTTTAAATGAGGCCTGGCTGCTTCATTTATCTATTCTTATTTGGGGTTTGAAAATCAGTGTAGAGGTGGTACTTGAATATCCTACCAAATTCGAAAACCTCCCAGAAATCCTGGAATTATTGAGATTCTATTCCAAAAAGTGGTCCCACTTAAAGAAACTACAGCAGAAGTTGGATAAActcattgatcaacagGTTTAA
- the CWC15 gene encoding complexed with cef1p (COG:A; EggNog:ENOG503NY3T): protein MTTNHRPTLESKKGKKRPIGDSVVHARGLSQQTELKYRSDAPFYNVNGDEVKRFNGEVNAQTKRLKTERDEESSGSVNTKYESRDPDEVDDNTIKEDASVDDNDPATSNSEAFDDDSDSDSDSDSDEDSEALLAELANIKKEKEEQKKLQDQRLLDANPLLSTATKKSWRKSAFRSDKDNTTKDSKFTTNSVDSDYHQTFLSKFVR from the coding sequence ATGACAACCAACCACAGACCCACACTTGAGAGTAAGAAGGGGAAGAAGAGACCTATAGGTGACTCTGTAGTGCATGCAAGAGGCTTATCTCAGCAGACAGAGTTGAAATACCGATCTGATGCTCCATTTTATAATGTAAATGGCGATGAGGTGAAGAGGTTCAATGGGGAGGTGAATGCTCAGACTAAGCGTCTCAAGACAGAAAGAGATGAGGAGAGTTCAGGGCTGGTGAACACCAAATATGAGTCTCGAGATCctgatgaagttgatgataataCTATAAAAGAAGATGCCTCTGTGGATGATAATGATCCTGCTACCAGCAACTCGGAGgcttttgatgatgattcaGACTCAGACTCAGACTCAGACTCCGATGAAGATTCGGAAGCGTTGCTCGCAGAGCTTgccaacatcaagaaagaaaaagaggagcagaagaagctcCAGGATCAAAGACTATTGGATGCGAACCCTCTTCTATCTACTGCCACCAAaaagagttggagaaaatcAGCATTCAGATCTGACAAAGACAACACTACCAAAGACTCCAAGTTCACTACAAACTCGGTCGATTCTGACTACCATCAGACatttctttccaagtttgtcAGATAA